Proteins encoded within one genomic window of Quadrisphaera setariae:
- a CDS encoding potassium channel family protein, with amino-acid sequence MATARAGLRLPRLTPRRTPLTSIALRLGLALLLLLVNWGLVLVEADQYTDNADGHVSVIDALYYTTVTLSTTGYGDITPVTEQARLVNALVVTPMRLMFVIILVGTTLSALTERSRTEIRVHRWKARMRDHVVVLGYGTKGRNAVRALRLRDHPADRIVVVEADHAAASRASSDGYAVVIGSATHKSVLVEAQVERARTAIIALDRDDTAVLAALTLRRVAPHVTVLASSRESATAELLRESGATSVVVSSETAGRLLGLATDSPDAVSVVEDMLSFGSGLDLDERPVEASEVGRPPHACGVPVVGVWRGGRMLRYSDPSIGSLRTDDRILYVASRDDPQPLR; translated from the coding sequence ATGGCCACAGCGCGCGCCGGGCTGAGGCTGCCCCGCCTCACCCCGCGGCGCACGCCGCTGACCTCCATCGCCCTGCGCCTGGGTCTGGCGCTGCTCCTGCTGCTGGTCAACTGGGGCCTGGTGCTGGTCGAGGCCGACCAGTACACCGACAACGCCGACGGGCACGTCTCCGTCATCGACGCGCTCTACTACACGACCGTCACGCTCTCGACCACCGGCTACGGCGACATCACGCCCGTCACCGAGCAGGCGCGGCTCGTCAACGCGCTGGTCGTGACGCCGATGCGCCTGATGTTCGTCATCATCCTGGTCGGCACCACGCTGTCGGCGCTCACCGAGCGCTCCCGCACCGAGATCCGCGTCCACCGCTGGAAGGCCCGCATGCGCGACCACGTCGTCGTCCTCGGATACGGCACCAAGGGGCGCAACGCGGTGCGCGCGCTGCGGCTGCGCGACCACCCGGCCGACCGGATCGTCGTCGTCGAGGCCGACCACGCCGCCGCCTCCCGCGCCAGCAGCGACGGGTACGCGGTGGTCATCGGGTCCGCCACGCACAAGTCGGTGCTCGTCGAGGCGCAGGTCGAGCGCGCGAGAACGGCGATCATCGCCCTCGACCGCGACGACACCGCCGTCCTGGCCGCGCTCACCCTGCGCCGCGTGGCGCCGCACGTGACGGTGCTCGCGTCGTCACGGGAGTCGGCGACGGCGGAGCTGCTGCGCGAGAGCGGGGCGACGTCGGTGGTGGTCTCCTCCGAGACCGCGGGCCGCCTGCTGGGTCTGGCCACCGACAGCCCCGACGCCGTGAGCGTGGTGGAGGACATGCTGTCGTTCGGCTCGGGGCTCGACCTCGACGAGCGCCCGGTGGAGGCGTCCGAGGTGGGGCGGCCGCCGCACGCCTGCGGCGTTCCCGTGGTCGGGGTGTGGCGCGGTGGTCGGATGCTGCGCTACTCCGACCCGTCGATCGGCTCGCTGCGCACCGACGACCGGATCCTCTACGTCGCGTCCCGCGACGACCCGCAGCCCCTGCGCTGA
- the hisH gene encoding imidazole glycerol phosphate synthase subunit HisH, with the protein MTSTDSTPGQPRRPRVVVLDYGFGNVRSAVRALERVGADVELTADRRTAQEADGLVVPGVGAFEACVQGIKGVRGDEVVDRRLAGGRPVLGICVGLQVMFARGVEHGVQSEGLGEWPGTVERLPAAVVPHMGWNTVDAPEGSVLFDGIADERFYFVHSYGVQRWEMDDDVREDGTLRRRRPLVTWAEHGAPFVAAVENGPLSATQFHPEKSGDAGAQLLRNWVTSLR; encoded by the coding sequence CTGACCAGCACCGACAGCACTCCCGGTCAGCCGCGGCGCCCCCGCGTCGTCGTCCTCGACTACGGCTTCGGCAACGTGCGCTCCGCCGTGCGAGCCCTCGAGCGGGTGGGTGCGGACGTCGAGCTCACCGCCGACCGGCGCACCGCGCAGGAGGCCGACGGCCTCGTGGTCCCGGGCGTCGGCGCCTTCGAGGCGTGCGTGCAGGGCATCAAGGGCGTGCGCGGTGACGAGGTGGTCGACCGGCGCCTGGCCGGTGGCCGCCCCGTGCTCGGCATCTGCGTGGGGCTGCAGGTGATGTTCGCCCGCGGCGTCGAGCACGGCGTCCAGAGCGAGGGCCTGGGGGAGTGGCCCGGCACCGTGGAGCGCCTGCCCGCCGCCGTGGTCCCGCACATGGGCTGGAACACCGTCGACGCGCCGGAGGGCTCGGTGCTCTTCGACGGCATCGCCGACGAGCGCTTCTACTTCGTCCACTCCTACGGCGTGCAGCGCTGGGAGATGGACGACGACGTCCGCGAGGACGGCACGCTGCGCCGCCGCCGGCCGCTCGTGACGTGGGCCGAGCACGGCGCCCCCTTCGTGGCGGCCGTGGAGAACGGGCCGCTGTCGGCCACGCAGTTCCACCCGGAGAAGTCCGGCGACGCCGGCGCGCAGCTGCTGCGCAACTGGGTCACCTCCCTGCGCTGA
- a CDS encoding D-arabinono-1,4-lactone oxidase — MAPERPYPRRDVSEDDAGRLWNWARNSTLADASALVRASSELEVRSLLASRPGRVRLVGSRMSSGRMLAPAGSSESEVLLDVRGHRGLLAHGEDWATFAGGTVLQEVYDALAGLGRMLPSSPGVIAEQTLAGALATGTHGQGLQQSSIGDALLAVRLVMADGSVEEFGADHPWFGALQVGLGTLGVVTSVTLRTVPVAVYSCVKGATSAETLEDDLLVWNRGHEMAKAWWFPDDEKVHVWTAQRAAAPELAAWEAGGRQLVERTETSDAMNRAVDAALAHMRADTRILDAQGKPFRTVTRFKDFSDVTGDVYQVFMRGIATPQINVEIGVPLDRAPAVVQKIRAWHAETSPHLHYPIILRATGPSRAWLSPSEGGDTLYFGFVVYYAEDGSLSEEGVDFLIEVEKLLAAEGGRPHWGKYFDDTLYDWPALYPRWDDFLAVREALDPERVFSNAFTDRLFPASRASEVAA; from the coding sequence ATGGCTCCTGAGCGTCCGTACCCCCGTCGTGACGTGTCCGAGGACGACGCCGGCCGTCTGTGGAACTGGGCCCGCAACTCCACCCTGGCCGACGCGTCGGCCCTGGTGAGGGCGAGCTCCGAGCTCGAGGTCCGCTCCCTGCTCGCTTCCCGCCCCGGCCGCGTGCGGCTGGTGGGCAGCCGCATGTCCTCGGGGCGGATGCTGGCCCCCGCCGGCTCGTCGGAGAGCGAGGTCCTCCTGGACGTGCGCGGCCACCGCGGCCTGCTCGCGCACGGCGAGGACTGGGCCACGTTCGCCGGCGGCACCGTGCTGCAGGAGGTCTACGACGCCCTCGCCGGGCTCGGCCGCATGCTCCCGTCGTCCCCCGGCGTCATCGCCGAGCAGACCCTCGCCGGCGCACTGGCGACCGGCACGCACGGCCAGGGCCTGCAGCAGAGCTCCATCGGCGACGCGCTGCTCGCGGTGCGCCTGGTCATGGCCGACGGCTCCGTGGAGGAGTTCGGCGCCGACCACCCCTGGTTCGGCGCGCTGCAGGTGGGTCTGGGCACCCTCGGCGTGGTCACCTCGGTGACGCTGCGCACCGTCCCCGTGGCCGTGTACTCGTGCGTCAAGGGCGCCACCAGCGCCGAGACCCTCGAGGACGACCTGCTCGTCTGGAACCGCGGTCACGAGATGGCCAAGGCGTGGTGGTTCCCGGACGACGAGAAGGTGCACGTCTGGACCGCGCAGCGCGCCGCGGCGCCCGAGCTGGCCGCCTGGGAGGCCGGTGGGCGGCAGCTGGTGGAGCGCACCGAGACCAGCGACGCCATGAACCGCGCCGTCGACGCAGCGCTGGCGCACATGCGCGCCGACACCCGCATCCTCGACGCGCAGGGCAAGCCGTTCCGCACGGTGACCCGCTTCAAGGACTTCTCCGACGTGACCGGTGACGTCTACCAGGTCTTCATGCGCGGCATCGCGACGCCGCAGATCAACGTGGAGATCGGGGTGCCGCTGGACCGCGCGCCCGCCGTCGTCCAGAAGATCCGCGCCTGGCACGCGGAGACCAGCCCGCACCTGCACTACCCGATCATCCTGCGGGCCACGGGTCCGTCGCGGGCGTGGCTGAGTCCGTCGGAGGGCGGCGACACCCTGTACTTCGGCTTCGTCGTCTACTACGCCGAGGACGGCTCGCTCAGCGAGGAGGGCGTCGACTTCCTGATCGAGGTCGAGAAGCTGCTCGCCGCCGAGGGCGGCCGCCCGCACTGGGGCAAGTACTTCGACGACACCCTCTACGACTGGCCGGCGCTCTACCCGCGATGGGACGACTTCCTCGCCGTGCGCGAGGCCCTGGACCCCGAGCGCGTCTTCAGCAACGCCTTCACCGACCGGCTCTTCCCTGCCTCGCGCGCGTCGGAGGTGGCCGCGTGA
- a CDS encoding APC family permease — protein MTTHRPAAPTATSPATSRTGTAAGSDGPTAATALRPGVLGTSSIAFIVISAAAPLTVMAGVAPLALLIGGPGAPAAYVIAGLVLLLFASGFTAMSAVVPSGGAFYSYITLGLGRPAGFASALLALVSYNALQIGVYGLLGVAGTTAVTTLTGAQVPWWVISLTALVLVHLLGRSGVDVGAKVLAVLLTLETAILVVVCTGIFAAGAVQLGQPGSFTPTAVFAPGMAAVLALAFVAFTGFESTAIYRAEARDPERTVPRATIVSVGFLAAFYAFVVWTVGHAYGNQGPEYLAQHLNDLFAVAATQYVGARAADVLVVLLVSSVFASLLAFHNACNRYARSLAAEGVLPRALARTHPRYQSPATAGLAQTVLALVVVGGFALAGADPYRQLLLWVNTPGGIGLLLLQALACAAVLRFFWKDRRGYSTLRVIVAPALGLVLLVVAIVLTISQIDLLTSAGAAVNTVLVGLVFAVVVLGLVLSPVLARRMPEAWARLGTGRGEDGAA, from the coding sequence ATGACGACGCACCGCCCCGCCGCACCGACGGCCACCAGCCCCGCCACCAGCCGCACCGGCACCGCTGCCGGCTCGGACGGCCCCACCGCAGCGACGGCGCTGCGCCCCGGGGTCCTCGGCACGTCCAGCATCGCCTTCATCGTCATCTCGGCCGCCGCACCGCTGACCGTGATGGCGGGCGTCGCCCCGCTCGCCCTGCTCATCGGCGGCCCGGGAGCCCCCGCCGCCTACGTCATCGCCGGCCTCGTGCTGCTGCTCTTCGCCTCCGGCTTCACCGCCATGTCAGCGGTGGTGCCCAGCGGCGGCGCCTTCTACAGCTACATCACCCTCGGCCTGGGCCGCCCCGCCGGCTTCGCGTCGGCGCTGCTCGCGCTGGTCTCGTACAACGCCCTCCAGATCGGCGTCTACGGCCTGCTCGGCGTCGCCGGGACCACCGCCGTCACCACGCTGACCGGCGCCCAGGTGCCCTGGTGGGTCATCTCGCTCACCGCCCTCGTGCTCGTCCACCTCCTCGGGCGCAGCGGTGTCGACGTCGGCGCCAAGGTCCTCGCGGTGCTCCTCACCCTCGAGACCGCCATCCTCGTGGTCGTCTGCACCGGCATCTTCGCCGCCGGCGCCGTCCAGCTCGGCCAGCCCGGGTCGTTCACCCCGACCGCGGTGTTCGCGCCCGGCATGGCCGCCGTCCTGGCGCTCGCGTTCGTCGCGTTCACCGGCTTCGAGTCCACGGCGATCTACCGCGCCGAGGCCCGCGACCCCGAGCGCACCGTCCCCCGCGCCACCATCGTGTCGGTCGGCTTCCTCGCCGCCTTCTACGCCTTCGTCGTGTGGACCGTCGGGCACGCGTACGGCAACCAGGGCCCCGAGTACCTGGCCCAGCACCTCAACGACCTGTTCGCCGTGGCCGCCACCCAGTACGTCGGGGCGCGGGCCGCGGACGTCCTCGTCGTCCTGCTGGTCAGCAGCGTCTTCGCCTCCCTGCTGGCCTTCCACAACGCCTGCAACCGCTACGCCCGCTCCCTCGCCGCCGAGGGCGTGCTGCCCCGGGCGCTGGCACGCACGCACCCCCGCTACCAGTCCCCGGCCACCGCTGGCCTCGCGCAGACGGTGCTCGCGCTCGTCGTCGTCGGCGGCTTCGCCCTCGCCGGTGCCGACCCCTACCGCCAGCTGCTCCTGTGGGTGAACACCCCCGGCGGCATCGGGCTGCTCCTGCTCCAGGCCCTGGCCTGCGCCGCGGTCCTCCGCTTCTTCTGGAAGGACCGGCGCGGGTACAGCACGCTCCGCGTGATCGTCGCCCCCGCTCTCGGGCTCGTGCTGCTCGTCGTGGCCATCGTCCTGACCATCAGCCAGATCGACCTGCTCACCTCGGCCGGCGCGGCGGTGAACACCGTGCTCGTCGGCCTCGTCTTCGCCGTCGTCGTCCTCGGGCTGGTGCTCTCGCCGGTGCTCGCCCGGCGCATGCCGGAGGCCTGGGCGCGGCTCGGCACCGGTCGCGGGGAGGATGGCGCAGCGTGA
- a CDS encoding glycosyltransferase family 8 protein, producing the protein MSGPRLDERVDARPAAWATLLTQPSYLVGVRALHASLRRSGSQHPLVVMVTEDVDDDARRALLEDGALVRELPRVGPDESLEAHYANARFAEVWTKLGAWGLVEFSRLVVLDADMLVVQPMDELFSAELPAGGIAACHACRCNPNRIASYPASWVPANCFYTHCRGASHVREPGVEEYFNGGFLVIEPDAAVHAEMLARLRGLEDLSAYQFAEQDFLNEFFDGRWQPMAYVYNALKTLPHQHPQVWDAAEVKNIHFIIDKPWEKRPEPGEKYAELHQLWWDLADDTPGLLAEDPASASTAA; encoded by the coding sequence GTGAGCGGGCCCCGTCTCGACGAGCGCGTCGACGCGCGACCCGCGGCCTGGGCGACGCTGCTCACCCAGCCGAGCTACCTCGTGGGCGTCCGGGCGCTGCACGCCTCCCTGCGGCGCAGCGGCTCGCAGCACCCGCTCGTCGTCATGGTCACCGAGGACGTCGACGACGACGCGCGCCGCGCGCTCCTCGAGGACGGCGCTCTGGTGCGCGAGCTGCCGCGCGTCGGGCCCGACGAGTCCCTGGAGGCGCACTACGCCAACGCCCGTTTCGCCGAGGTGTGGACCAAGCTCGGGGCGTGGGGGCTGGTGGAGTTCTCGCGGCTGGTGGTGCTGGACGCCGACATGCTGGTCGTGCAGCCCATGGACGAGCTGTTCTCCGCCGAGCTGCCCGCCGGGGGGATCGCCGCGTGCCACGCGTGCCGGTGCAACCCCAACCGCATCGCCAGCTACCCGGCCAGCTGGGTGCCTGCCAACTGCTTCTACACGCACTGCCGCGGCGCCTCCCACGTGCGCGAGCCCGGCGTGGAGGAGTACTTCAACGGCGGCTTCCTCGTCATCGAACCCGACGCGGCCGTGCACGCGGAGATGCTCGCCCGGCTGCGCGGGCTGGAGGACCTCTCGGCCTACCAGTTCGCCGAGCAGGACTTCCTCAACGAGTTCTTCGACGGGCGCTGGCAGCCGATGGCGTACGTCTACAACGCGCTGAAGACGCTGCCGCACCAGCACCCGCAGGTGTGGGACGCGGCCGAGGTGAAGAACATCCACTTCATCATCGACAAGCCGTGGGAGAAGCGGCCGGAGCCGGGCGAGAAGTACGCCGAGCTGCACCAGCTGTGGTGGGACCTCGCCGACGACACCCCCGGCCTGCTCGCCGAGGACCCCGCGTCCGCCTCCACCGCTGCCTGA
- a CDS encoding DUF1440 domain-containing protein yields the protein MASSKLLTDVALGLAAGWVGSAVKAAAESGLQEWGERKLPPETGQKELDGADPAGHGDRMPPSLLYRKLVAARKGQAAADALDDDELEAGAQRFHRALAYGYPVFYAVLTRRVPLARAGGGAVGGAALFAAFHGSTLPALGVQASPSELPKAWWVWEGGSHLAYGVAVDFVVDVLRRITR from the coding sequence GTGGCCTCCTCGAAGCTCCTGACCGACGTCGCCCTGGGTCTCGCCGCCGGATGGGTGGGGTCGGCCGTGAAGGCTGCGGCCGAGTCGGGCCTGCAGGAGTGGGGCGAGCGGAAGCTCCCGCCCGAGACTGGCCAGAAGGAGCTCGACGGCGCCGACCCGGCCGGCCACGGCGACCGCATGCCGCCGTCGCTGCTCTACAGGAAGCTCGTCGCTGCCCGGAAGGGCCAGGCCGCCGCTGACGCGCTGGACGACGACGAGCTCGAGGCCGGTGCCCAGCGGTTCCACCGCGCCCTGGCGTACGGCTACCCGGTGTTCTACGCGGTGCTGACGCGCCGGGTGCCGCTGGCGCGCGCCGGTGGCGGAGCGGTCGGGGGAGCAGCGCTCTTCGCCGCCTTCCACGGCTCGACCCTGCCCGCCCTGGGCGTGCAGGCGTCGCCGTCGGAGCTCCCGAAGGCGTGGTGGGTGTGGGAGGGCGGCTCGCACCTCGCGTACGGCGTCGCCGTCGACTTCGTGGTGGACGTGCTGCGCCGCATCACCCGCTGA
- a CDS encoding TetR/AcrR family transcriptional regulator C-terminal domain-containing protein yields MPRPRTRLLDRERIVAAALAELEVNGQLTMSAVSRRLSVHVSSLYEHVRDRAELVDLIREVVTSGLDEDLSEVPAGAGWREPLEQWLVSYRAAFARHPRAIGLLTTEPIRSHRAARGYDRVLGLLARAGVSPQEAMATLTALECFVLGSALDAAAPDAMVEVDDDDARGPLGEALRAEPSPERRADHAFTTGLRLLLDGLAASAPASSSS; encoded by the coding sequence ATGCCCCGCCCACGGACCCGCCTGCTCGACCGCGAGCGCATCGTCGCGGCGGCCCTGGCGGAGCTGGAGGTCAACGGCCAGCTGACGATGTCCGCCGTCAGCCGGCGCCTGTCGGTGCACGTCTCGTCGCTCTACGAGCACGTGAGGGACCGGGCCGAGCTGGTGGACCTCATCCGCGAGGTCGTGACGTCGGGCCTGGACGAGGACCTCTCCGAGGTGCCCGCGGGGGCCGGCTGGCGCGAACCGCTCGAGCAGTGGCTCGTCAGCTACCGCGCGGCGTTCGCCCGCCACCCCCGCGCCATCGGCCTGCTGACCACCGAGCCGATCCGGAGCCACCGCGCGGCGCGCGGGTACGACAGGGTGCTCGGCCTCCTGGCCCGCGCCGGCGTCTCCCCGCAGGAGGCGATGGCCACCCTGACCGCCCTGGAGTGCTTCGTGCTGGGCTCCGCCCTGGACGCCGCCGCCCCCGACGCGATGGTCGAGGTGGACGACGACGACGCGCGCGGGCCGCTCGGCGAGGCGCTGCGCGCCGAGCCGTCACCGGAGCGGCGCGCGGACCACGCGTTCACGACCGGGCTGCGCCTGCTGCTGGACGGCCTCGCCGCGAGCGCCCCGGCGTCGTCGTCCTCCTGA
- a CDS encoding amidohydrolase yields MSSPSTADLLIVDADVVTLDPARPRARAVAVSRGVVVDVGGDEVAERWRGSRTEVVTLGGAALTPGWVDGHSHPVGSLTMSAGADLTAVRTLDQLRERLAQLARESTDGWVQGWGLVPDVFPGGVPRADLVDDALGGALCLLRMADAHSALASTSLLRAAGVDGPRRFASTAEVICDATADGPRPTGFLLEWDAMALADRHAPSAPDAELRSRLRSLLGDMAAQGLVGAHVMDGDAASLDLLARTEDDGDLPLRLRVAPFCMPGVDDDDVAQLVAWQERTGRRWRVAGVKLMIDGTIDGGTAWLDHADANGESTGSYWRDPQAYARAVRALDAAGVPTVTHAIGDGGVRFVMDVLEPLGPPVPADSAPGRRAAHRLEHLETLPDDLVTRIGRSGITASMQPTHCSHFVAADGSDNWSVRLGPERAGHGWRIRDLLGAGALVVLGSDWPVAHFDARAIMAAAQLRRPVEDDDAAPVGPDQAISAVAALTGYTRAPALAVGDAARGVIRVGAAADLTAVGVDPTTAPPADLAAAPVVLTVVGGAPVHRTL; encoded by the coding sequence GTGAGCTCCCCCAGCACGGCTGACCTGCTGATCGTCGACGCCGACGTCGTCACCCTCGACCCCGCCCGTCCCCGCGCCCGCGCCGTGGCCGTCTCCCGCGGCGTGGTCGTGGACGTCGGAGGGGACGAGGTCGCCGAGCGGTGGCGCGGCTCCCGCACCGAGGTCGTCACCCTCGGCGGCGCCGCGCTGACCCCCGGCTGGGTGGACGGCCACTCCCACCCCGTGGGCAGCCTCACGATGTCCGCGGGCGCCGACCTCACCGCCGTGCGCACGCTGGACCAGCTGCGCGAGCGCCTCGCGCAGCTGGCCCGGGAGAGCACCGACGGCTGGGTGCAGGGGTGGGGCCTCGTGCCCGACGTCTTCCCCGGCGGGGTGCCGCGCGCCGACCTCGTCGACGACGCGCTCGGCGGCGCGCTCTGCCTGCTCCGCATGGCCGACGCCCACTCGGCGCTGGCGAGCACGTCGCTGCTGCGGGCCGCGGGCGTCGACGGCCCGCGGCGCTTCGCCAGCACCGCCGAGGTCATCTGCGACGCCACGGCCGACGGGCCGCGCCCCACGGGCTTCCTGCTCGAGTGGGACGCGATGGCGCTCGCCGACCGCCACGCCCCCAGCGCCCCCGACGCCGAGCTGCGGTCCCGGCTGCGCTCGCTGCTCGGCGACATGGCGGCGCAGGGCCTGGTCGGCGCCCACGTCATGGACGGCGACGCCGCCTCGCTGGACCTGCTGGCCCGCACCGAGGACGACGGCGACCTGCCGCTCCGGCTGCGCGTCGCCCCGTTCTGCATGCCCGGGGTCGACGACGACGACGTCGCCCAGCTCGTCGCGTGGCAGGAGCGCACCGGGCGGCGCTGGCGGGTGGCGGGCGTCAAGCTCATGATCGACGGCACCATCGACGGCGGCACGGCCTGGCTGGACCACGCCGACGCCAACGGCGAGAGCACCGGCTCGTACTGGCGCGACCCCCAGGCCTACGCCCGCGCCGTGCGGGCGCTGGACGCCGCCGGGGTCCCCACGGTCACGCACGCCATCGGGGACGGCGGGGTGCGCTTCGTCATGGACGTGCTCGAGCCGCTCGGGCCGCCCGTGCCCGCCGACAGCGCCCCCGGACGCCGCGCCGCCCACCGCCTCGAGCACCTGGAGACGCTCCCGGACGACCTCGTCACCCGCATCGGCCGCTCGGGCATCACCGCCTCGATGCAGCCGACGCACTGCTCGCACTTCGTGGCCGCCGACGGCAGCGACAACTGGTCGGTGCGCCTGGGCCCCGAGCGCGCCGGCCACGGCTGGCGCATCCGCGACCTGTTGGGCGCGGGGGCGCTGGTGGTGCTCGGCTCGGACTGGCCCGTCGCCCACTTCGACGCCCGCGCGATCATGGCCGCCGCCCAGCTGCGCCGCCCCGTCGAGGACGACGACGCCGCGCCCGTCGGCCCGGACCAGGCCATCAGCGCCGTGGCGGCGCTCACCGGGTACACCCGCGCCCCCGCGCTGGCCGTGGGAGACGCAGCGCGGGGGGTCATCCGGGTGGGGGCCGCGGCGGACCTGACGGCCGTGGGCGTCGACCCGACCACCGCCCCGCCGGCGGACCTCGCCGCCGCGCCCGTGGTGCTCACCGTGGTCGGAGGCGCCCCCGTGCACCGCACGCTCTGA
- a CDS encoding DUF2252 domain-containing protein, with amino-acid sequence MVAAARRREPDERREHVVAVLLDAFAPLIESDPAAFRKRFRKMAASPWTFYRGSACLFYADVAAPEVAGADRWADERTSRVWIQGDLHAENYGTYMNDQGQLVFDVNDFDEAYLAPFTWDVWRMAASVALLGVAKAFADTDIERMVTAYCTAYTEQVRAFATKDDDAAFALRLDNTTGPVHDALEEARASRRIDLLDAETEIADAGPEATIDRRFRDTPLHRRLDDDERATVLEAFDGYLVTIPEAKRGERIEYHVKDVVGRSGIGIGSAGLRTYSLLLEGRTQAMENDVLLSMKQGVVAAPSRVVGRLVGPDGSTELFTDHGHRTAVSQRALQAHADPWLGHTQIDGVGYVVSEVSPYTADLDWDDVDEPDQAVALLRDLGRATAKVHCVADSSSDGGEVPFQVEEAVVAVLDAAGEDDDAGRSGDALFAADAVAFALGYAEVVRDDFRLFVDGFRNGAFPGL; translated from the coding sequence GTGGTCGCGGCGGCCCGCCGGCGCGAGCCGGACGAGCGGCGCGAGCACGTCGTCGCCGTCCTCCTCGACGCCTTCGCGCCGCTCATCGAGTCCGACCCGGCGGCCTTCCGCAAGCGGTTCCGGAAGATGGCCGCCAGCCCGTGGACCTTCTACCGCGGGAGCGCGTGCCTGTTCTACGCCGACGTCGCCGCCCCGGAGGTGGCTGGGGCTGACAGGTGGGCTGACGAGCGCACCAGCCGCGTGTGGATCCAGGGGGACCTGCACGCCGAGAACTACGGCACGTACATGAACGACCAGGGGCAGCTGGTCTTCGACGTCAACGACTTCGACGAGGCCTACCTCGCGCCGTTCACGTGGGACGTGTGGCGGATGGCGGCGTCGGTGGCGCTGCTCGGGGTGGCCAAGGCCTTCGCCGACACGGACATCGAGCGGATGGTCACCGCCTACTGCACCGCGTACACGGAGCAGGTCCGCGCCTTCGCCACGAAGGACGACGACGCGGCGTTCGCCCTGCGGCTCGACAACACCACGGGCCCCGTCCACGACGCCCTGGAGGAGGCCCGCGCCTCCCGGCGGATCGACCTGCTCGACGCCGAGACGGAGATCGCCGACGCCGGGCCGGAGGCGACGATCGACCGGCGCTTCCGCGACACCCCCCTGCACCGCCGCCTCGACGACGACGAGCGCGCCACCGTGCTGGAGGCCTTCGACGGGTACCTCGTGACGATCCCGGAGGCCAAGCGCGGCGAGCGGATCGAGTACCACGTCAAGGACGTGGTGGGCCGCTCGGGCATCGGCATCGGCAGCGCCGGCCTGCGCACGTACAGCCTGCTGCTGGAGGGGCGCACGCAGGCGATGGAGAACGACGTGCTCCTGTCGATGAAGCAGGGCGTGGTGGCGGCGCCCTCGCGCGTCGTCGGCAGGCTCGTGGGCCCCGACGGGTCGACGGAGCTGTTCACCGACCACGGCCACCGCACCGCCGTCAGCCAGCGGGCCCTGCAGGCCCACGCCGACCCGTGGCTCGGGCACACCCAGATCGACGGCGTCGGGTACGTGGTGAGCGAGGTCTCGCCGTACACCGCCGACCTCGACTGGGACGACGTCGACGAGCCCGACCAGGCCGTCGCGCTGCTGCGCGACCTCGGCCGCGCGACGGCCAAGGTGCACTGCGTGGCCGACTCCTCCAGCGACGGCGGGGAGGTGCCCTTCCAGGTGGAGGAGGCCGTCGTCGCCGTGCTGGACGCGGCCGGGGAGGACGACGACGCGGGGCGCAGCGGTGACGCGCTGTTCGCGGCTGACGCCGTGGCGTTCGCGCTCGGCTACGCGGAGGTGGTCCGCGACGACTTCCGCCTGTTCGTCGACGGCTTCCGCAACGGCGCCTTCCCCGGGCTCTGA
- a CDS encoding DUF427 domain-containing protein, whose protein sequence is MKAVLDGVVVAEADDDAIVRIEGNAYFPPSSVVEGALSKSPTPYTCPWKGVAQYWNVTAPGGATAADGAWSYPEPYPASFDRVGSDYSGYLAFDKAQITITP, encoded by the coding sequence GTGAAGGCAGTGCTGGACGGCGTCGTCGTGGCTGAGGCCGACGACGACGCGATCGTGCGCATCGAGGGCAACGCCTACTTCCCGCCGAGCAGCGTGGTGGAGGGGGCGCTGTCGAAGAGCCCCACGCCGTACACGTGCCCCTGGAAGGGCGTGGCGCAGTACTGGAACGTCACCGCGCCCGGCGGCGCCACCGCCGCGGACGGCGCGTGGAGCTACCCCGAGCCGTACCCGGCCTCCTTCGACCGGGTGGGCTCCGACTACTCCGGCTACCTGGCCTTCGACAAGGCGCAGATCACCATCACCCCCTGA